From one Chloroflexota bacterium genomic stretch:
- a CDS encoding aconitate hydratase → MTMDFDMMAGVYSGLRERQEKGRTLMGRPLTLTEKILLAHVDSWPTEAPERRESYVNFNPDRVAMQDATAQMAILQFMLAQRPDTAVPTTVHADHLIRAQYGAETDLEIANRENSEVYDFLLSASKKYGMGFWQPGAGIIHQVVLENYAFPGGMMIGADSHTPNAGGLGMIAIGVGGADGVDVMVGVPWELRWPGIIGVRLTGELNGWTAPKDVILKVAGILSVKGGTGHIVEYFGPGSESISATGKATITNMGAELGATTSIFPFDGRMAAYLRATGRDDVAALAEQVADCLRPDAEVLASPESYYDRVIEINLSELEPHVVGPYSPDLDRPISALAAEVKAKGYPVELTAALVGSCTNSSYEDLSRAADVARQAAVKGLGARVQFLINPGSEQIRATVERDGQLGALEAIGATILANACGACIGQWRRTDVDVDHGEENSIINSFNRNFSGRNDGNPATHSFIASAEIVTALALAGTLAFNPLTDSLLNEAGEAVRLDPPSGDELPKNGFVEGEEGFVAPLAAEEREGLEVVIDPLSERLELLEPFPAWSGQDFVDLPVLLKSQGKTTTDHISPAGPWLRYRGHLDNISNNMFIGVVSAYDHPAGKGKNVLSGEQDVDYNQIARDYKSRGLGWVAVGDDNYGEGSSREHAAMEPRHLGGLAVIARSFARIAETNLKKQGVLPLTFDDPGDYDRIVEEDRISILGLADLEPGSKLRLVISHPDGSIDEGTLSHTLSPNQIEWFKAGSALNLIRQMRG, encoded by the coding sequence ATGACGATGGATTTTGATATGATGGCGGGCGTATACAGTGGCCTTCGAGAGCGACAGGAGAAGGGACGCACGTTAATGGGGCGTCCGTTAACCCTGACGGAAAAAATCCTGTTGGCCCATGTGGATTCGTGGCCGACGGAAGCGCCAGAGCGTCGCGAAAGCTACGTGAACTTCAACCCTGATCGTGTGGCCATGCAGGATGCCACCGCGCAGATGGCCATTCTGCAGTTCATGCTTGCCCAGCGGCCCGATACAGCGGTACCAACGACGGTCCACGCGGACCATCTGATTCGGGCCCAGTATGGCGCCGAAACCGATCTGGAGATCGCCAACCGGGAAAACTCCGAGGTCTACGATTTTCTGCTGAGCGCTTCGAAGAAATATGGCATGGGATTCTGGCAACCTGGGGCCGGGATCATTCACCAGGTCGTTCTTGAGAACTACGCCTTCCCCGGCGGCATGATGATTGGCGCCGACAGCCACACGCCCAACGCGGGTGGGTTGGGAATGATTGCTATTGGCGTGGGCGGTGCGGATGGGGTGGATGTCATGGTGGGTGTGCCATGGGAATTGCGTTGGCCGGGAATTATCGGCGTGAGGTTGACAGGCGAGCTGAACGGCTGGACCGCACCCAAGGATGTGATTCTGAAGGTCGCGGGGATTCTGAGTGTCAAAGGGGGGACCGGACATATCGTCGAGTACTTCGGTCCCGGCAGCGAGTCCATCAGCGCTACCGGCAAGGCGACCATCACCAATATGGGCGCCGAGCTGGGTGCCACCACCTCCATTTTCCCCTTCGACGGTCGCATGGCCGCCTATCTTCGGGCCACCGGTCGGGATGATGTAGCCGCCCTTGCGGAGCAAGTTGCCGATTGCCTGCGGCCCGACGCTGAGGTGTTGGCGAGCCCTGAAAGCTACTACGATCGGGTCATCGAGATCAACCTGAGCGAGCTGGAGCCGCACGTGGTGGGCCCCTATTCGCCTGACCTGGACCGGCCCATTTCGGCGCTGGCCGCGGAGGTCAAGGCGAAGGGATATCCCGTCGAATTGACGGCGGCCCTGGTAGGAAGCTGCACCAATTCATCGTACGAGGATCTGAGCCGGGCAGCCGACGTGGCTCGCCAGGCCGCTGTCAAGGGGCTTGGTGCCAGGGTTCAGTTTCTGATCAATCCGGGTTCCGAGCAGATTCGGGCCACTGTCGAACGGGATGGCCAACTGGGCGCGCTGGAGGCGATTGGCGCGACGATCCTTGCTAACGCCTGCGGTGCCTGCATCGGCCAGTGGCGGCGAACCGACGTGGATGTGGACCACGGTGAGGAAAATTCGATCATCAACTCATTCAACCGAAACTTCTCCGGGCGAAACGATGGGAACCCTGCTACCCATAGCTTCATAGCCTCGGCGGAAATCGTGACGGCATTGGCGCTGGCCGGCACGCTGGCATTCAACCCGCTGACTGATTCGCTGCTCAACGAGGCTGGCGAGGCAGTGCGGCTCGATCCGCCCAGCGGCGATGAATTACCGAAGAACGGTTTTGTCGAGGGCGAAGAGGGTTTCGTGGCGCCGCTGGCTGCCGAAGAACGTGAAGGTCTGGAGGTGGTCATCGATCCGCTCAGCGAGCGCCTGGAGTTGCTGGAGCCCTTCCCTGCCTGGAGCGGGCAGGATTTCGTGGATTTGCCTGTGCTTCTGAAATCTCAGGGCAAGACCACGACCGACCATATTTCGCCGGCTGGTCCCTGGTTGCGCTATCGCGGCCATCTGGACAACATCAGCAACAACATGTTTATCGGTGTGGTCAGCGCTTATGATCACCCGGCCGGCAAGGGAAAAAACGTTCTTTCCGGTGAGCAGGATGTTGATTACAACCAAATCGCCCGCGATTACAAGTCCCGCGGATTGGGCTGGGTAGCTGTTGGCGATGATAACTATGGCGAGGGCAGCAGCCGCGAGCACGCGGCCATGGAGCCCCGCCATTTGGGTGGCCTTGCTGTGATTGCCCGGTCCTTTGCCCGCATTGCGGAGACCAATCTCAAGAAGCAAGGCGTGCTGCCGCTGACTTTCGACGATCCTGGC
- a CDS encoding glycosyltransferase family 39 protein — protein MNRLLGLFLALGLGLWAQFTLTGDNPGIPRDALILFIGALVLFVWNAQAPRPFRTSLTWRRLPWRRQGWLLSLVGLGLGIISLLLLWLDLGSRAGLLLWPVATILFVAGTFFEEAEDREQGGGNQEEEDGESEQETGFGAWIGRHWEAILLILILMLAAAVRLYQLDLHPSGCQSDECNNGLDALRWMSGSPYLPYAETNEGQATFFTYLIALSFQVFGVGMTQMRFVSAAVGVLTVLALYFLARDLYGPKAALVAAALLATSRWHVTFSRIVYELIMQPLFMILIVFFMLRGLRSGRRRDWALAGVSLAAGMNTYTAFRVVPILLALFFLYWLVRSWIRERQRVAADVQGIAIMGGGAVLAGLPLMVYILQNWQVFVGRIQHVSIMSEVGQRGSFQPVFENLRKTLTMFNWQGDPAPLNNLPGAAMLGALVAVLFVLGLGYSLWYALRGRPVSVLFMLWFIAIASLGVLSVSHEAPTARRTIGLIPLVFLQVALVTDQFFISWQQTWKGLGERVLMGATAMVVVLVSILNIGSFFSAQALNPDVLAAYSPNESAIGRYLTTLSPDTTVLITPQYEHHSAVRFIGRDHPYRGLDATVDVPFLKDSGGDLVYILDPIDEPTLELLKQIYPGGRPEHHAGPNGYSLFLSFRVPRADLVAARGIMASYYPGYPPSQAPIVRQTMPTLDVDMGDALVEPPYFTVLSGTLLVPEYGEYTFDLLSEGDSASLQIGNSSRLEMPEGGSGSLSVTLPAGFHPIRLEVASGEQPGRLALTWTGPGFEAMVLSDRQLFTFELGGNGLIGYYYANADWQGQPVLVRNDRLVLANNALPEPFSIAWHGKIAIPETGTYVFGTRSDDGSFVFIDGQLVVDNGGIHGAEGRQGSIHLDKGFHDLEVRYNDVGGSREMQFWWQPPGQGQAMVTPEYLIPLEAEAIPEGLVMPPLPAVERSGGGLEPDAGAVTEIAPSRPDTGVVAGPVANDLPQLEAKVRWRIGSCGSGENQFSSPRGVAVDLSNGSVYVADTGNFRIVVLGEQGVIEKVWGGQGEGVDQFQEPVDLVVEPAGSILVLDAVGQRLLRFDPGGEFVETFGAEQAFYRPRGVGIDLAGQLEVADTGGLRIVGLDASGERLNQVGGPESEIASRQPTDAVASSGGDLYFVEAENGLITQVTAGGMVQKWGGPVPSSTIEGPHLALRPAGGLYCTDPEGRRILLFNPDGTPSGQFGAGDGLIKPVGIAAVPVAEGGSDLVVVADSQGCQVVVFEVSP, from the coding sequence ATGAACCGTTTACTGGGGCTTTTCCTGGCATTGGGTCTCGGTCTGTGGGCCCAATTTACCCTCACCGGGGATAATCCTGGCATCCCGCGGGACGCGCTGATTCTCTTCATCGGGGCGCTCGTGTTATTCGTCTGGAACGCCCAGGCTCCCAGACCTTTTCGCACGAGCCTGACCTGGCGCCGGCTTCCCTGGCGTCGCCAGGGTTGGCTCCTCAGCCTGGTTGGGCTTGGGCTTGGGATTATTTCGCTGTTATTGCTCTGGCTCGACCTGGGAAGCAGGGCCGGTCTGCTTCTGTGGCCGGTGGCGACGATACTATTTGTTGCCGGGACTTTTTTTGAAGAAGCAGAAGATCGAGAGCAAGGGGGCGGCAACCAGGAGGAAGAAGACGGAGAAAGTGAGCAGGAAACTGGGTTCGGGGCCTGGATAGGCCGGCACTGGGAAGCGATTCTGCTGATACTGATCCTGATGCTCGCCGCTGCCGTGCGCCTCTACCAGCTTGACCTCCACCCCAGTGGTTGCCAGTCCGATGAATGCAACAATGGACTGGATGCATTACGTTGGATGAGCGGCTCCCCGTACCTTCCCTATGCCGAAACCAATGAGGGGCAGGCTACTTTTTTCACCTATCTGATCGCTCTGAGCTTCCAGGTCTTTGGCGTCGGCATGACTCAGATGCGTTTTGTGTCTGCGGCGGTGGGTGTCCTGACGGTTTTGGCCCTCTACTTTTTGGCAAGGGATCTTTATGGGCCAAAGGCGGCCCTGGTCGCTGCCGCCTTGCTGGCAACCAGCCGCTGGCACGTTACCTTCAGCCGTATCGTCTACGAGTTGATCATGCAGCCCCTGTTCATGATACTGATCGTCTTTTTCATGTTACGCGGGTTGCGCAGTGGCCGCCGTCGCGATTGGGCGCTGGCAGGCGTCAGCCTGGCCGCCGGCATGAACACCTATACGGCCTTCCGGGTTGTTCCCATCCTTTTGGCGCTGTTCTTCCTGTATTGGCTGGTGCGAAGCTGGATTCGCGAGCGCCAACGGGTCGCTGCCGATGTCCAGGGGATAGCAATCATGGGTGGCGGCGCGGTTCTTGCCGGGCTGCCGTTGATGGTTTACATCCTGCAGAATTGGCAGGTCTTCGTCGGGCGCATTCAGCACGTCAGCATCATGTCTGAGGTGGGACAACGGGGCAGTTTTCAGCCGGTTTTCGAGAATCTGCGCAAGACGCTAACCATGTTCAACTGGCAGGGTGATCCAGCGCCGCTCAATAACCTGCCTGGCGCTGCCATGTTGGGCGCTCTGGTGGCTGTCTTGTTCGTGCTGGGGCTTGGCTACAGTCTCTGGTATGCATTGCGGGGCCGGCCAGTGTCCGTGCTTTTCATGCTCTGGTTCATTGCCATTGCCAGCCTGGGCGTGTTGTCTGTATCTCACGAAGCGCCCACGGCCCGTCGCACCATCGGACTGATTCCTCTGGTCTTCCTTCAGGTTGCCCTGGTCACGGATCAGTTTTTTATCAGTTGGCAGCAAACGTGGAAAGGGCTGGGAGAACGAGTACTTATGGGAGCTACAGCCATGGTGGTGGTCCTGGTCTCGATTCTCAACATCGGCAGTTTCTTCAGCGCGCAGGCATTGAATCCTGACGTGCTTGCCGCGTACAGTCCCAACGAATCGGCAATCGGCCGGTATCTGACGACCTTGTCGCCCGATACTACAGTCTTGATTACGCCACAGTACGAGCATCACTCCGCCGTCAGGTTCATCGGGCGGGATCATCCCTACCGGGGACTGGATGCGACTGTCGACGTGCCCTTCCTGAAGGATTCTGGCGGGGATCTGGTCTACATCCTCGACCCAATCGACGAACCAACTCTGGAGTTGCTGAAACAGATCTATCCCGGTGGCCGGCCAGAGCATCATGCGGGCCCAAACGGCTATTCCCTTTTTCTAAGCTTCAGAGTACCCAGGGCTGATCTGGTGGCTGCCAGGGGGATAATGGCCAGCTATTACCCAGGTTATCCACCGAGCCAGGCCCCGATTGTACGCCAGACCATGCCGACCCTGGACGTCGACATGGGCGATGCCCTGGTCGAGCCCCCCTATTTCACTGTTTTGAGCGGCACCTTGCTGGTGCCTGAGTACGGCGAATACACTTTTGACCTGCTGTCTGAGGGCGATTCCGCCAGTCTTCAGATTGGAAATTCCTCCCGCCTTGAGATGCCCGAAGGTGGAAGCGGCAGTCTTTCGGTGACCTTGCCGGCCGGATTCCATCCCATTCGGCTGGAAGTGGCTTCCGGGGAGCAGCCTGGAAGACTGGCGTTGACATGGACAGGTCCGGGATTTGAAGCTATGGTCCTGTCGGACCGGCAGCTATTTACCTTTGAATTGGGGGGCAATGGCCTGATCGGCTACTACTATGCGAACGCCGATTGGCAGGGCCAACCTGTTCTGGTGCGCAACGATCGACTGGTGCTGGCCAACAATGCCTTGCCTGAGCCCTTCAGCATCGCGTGGCATGGCAAGATCGCCATTCCCGAGACCGGCACCTATGTCTTCGGCACCCGGTCGGACGACGGCTCCTTCGTCTTCATCGATGGACAGCTGGTGGTGGACAATGGCGGCATTCATGGGGCCGAGGGACGACAGGGTAGCATCCACCTGGATAAAGGGTTTCATGATCTGGAGGTACGCTACAACGATGTTGGAGGGAGCCGGGAAATGCAGTTCTGGTGGCAGCCACCGGGGCAGGGGCAGGCCATGGTAACTCCCGAATACCTGATACCGCTGGAGGCGGAGGCTATTCCCGAGGGTCTGGTCATGCCGCCCTTGCCAGCGGTGGAACGATCTGGTGGTGGGCTGGAACCGGACGCCGGCGCTGTGACGGAGATTGCACCGTCGCGACCTGATACTGGAGTCGTGGCTGGACCGGTGGCCAATGATTTGCCGCAGCTTGAGGCAAAGGTTCGGTGGCGTATCGGCTCCTGTGGCAGCGGTGAAAACCAGTTTTCATCGCCACGGGGTGTGGCGGTCGACCTGAGCAACGGCAGCGTTTATGTTGCCGACACCGGGAATTTTCGCATAGTCGTGCTTGGTGAGCAAGGTGTGATTGAGAAGGTCTGGGGCGGGCAGGGCGAAGGGGTCGATCAGTTTCAGGAACCGGTCGATCTGGTTGTTGAGCCGGCGGGCAGCATCCTTGTCCTCGATGCGGTTGGGCAGCGGCTTCTGCGCTTTGATCCCGGAGGGGAATTTGTTGAAACGTTTGGTGCCGAGCAGGCATTCTACCGGCCCAGGGGAGTTGGCATCGATCTGGCGGGCCAACTGGAGGTTGCTGACACGGGCGGCTTGCGTATTGTTGGCCTGGATGCTTCCGGAGAGAGGCTGAATCAAGTTGGTGGACCGGAAAGTGAGATCGCCAGCCGGCAACCTACGGACGCCGTTGCTTCGTCCGGGGGTGATCTCTATTTTGTCGAAGCGGAGAATGGTTTGATTACCCAGGTGACCGCCGGAGGCATGGTTCAGAAGTGGGGTGGACCGGTCCCGTCCAGCACGATTGAGGGACCGCACCTGGCTCTGCGGCCGGCCGGCGGCCTTTATTGCACCGACCCGGAAGGCCGGCGGATCCTGCTTTTCAACCCGGATGGCACGCCGTCAGGGCAGTTCGGCGCTGGCGATGGGTTGATCAAACCGGTAGGAATCGCGGCAGTGCCGGTCGCTGAAGGGGGCAGCGATCTGGTGGTCGTGGCAGACAGCCAGGGCTGCCAGGTTGTGGTGTTCGAAGTAAGTCCGTAG
- a CDS encoding PA14 domain-containing protein produces MSEPTRSSSKGLPQPLTAAIALLAAFILAIRGANLLYPPGHNSSGWLWFLLAAITAAFAFAGFQRREGEVLPAARPACFQPARRVGWALVLVGAGIVMALATMIGLSTTGNHQLFRWTWLLALALLLGGSFLFGALGSGTLAPWRAKAPADRKINWLEVGGLLLLVALALILRIYRLNDMPPGIFIDETNAALDALQIMEGRQDSPFGTGWFETPTMYAYYLVALFRVLGTSLVALKAASVIPSVLSVAALYPLARLMFGIPAAFAATFLLATNRWHMTMSRWGWNEVAPLLFMIAALFFLLRAVRDRRASDYALAGLILGLGHYTYLASRLVVLVLVLYLIYRALFERDFLRRNWRGLALSAILYLVAFGPLLMTYVQDPFTFNNRSQQVSILHDMTTFFQEQGGPTPGAAATVLSVFGFPREISLQPLQESLFRHLEMFHVSGDLNPRHNLPGEPMLDPVTGALMILGLGFAAYQVFRPCPVSDAEKRTAVPGISGGHRYTLLILWLFVPLLGGILTRLDEAPQAYRTLPVVGAVVLLAAVAAVRSVDVFGWGLRSMVGSSWSRWARAVPAVLMGALLLWAGVVNARLFFSVQASDGRVWQAFSPVETAVAAEVAGKMDDHSLYLSPRLYNFSPLQFLSYRSPDRGGGGLREPAYQLAEPAIDLPLSDPFGQDALFLLDTYYRDVPELFRATYPGARFELVEGPGGQPLYLSVTVPGDEILALQGLQAAYTLDSDQSPVTGPYQGAPQFRWPADLAGQATASATASWSGSLKIPDYGGYAFQISGPGLLFLDGQLWSEPRFLGKGLHSIEIRQIEPGSDIDILLSWTAPKQGSGPVPPNLFFRAVPPEQGLQSSTYRGELWEGEPVFSRVDPVLLFAWPEDEPWNAPFSVRWQGTLIATQEGSYRLQLRADDGVRLWLDEKIVAEGVTPDTVNMIDVAVPLTAGPHAIRIDYFQRGGGKALEFWWQPPGEALKPVPPGAMVPAQQ; encoded by the coding sequence ATGAGCGAGCCGACGCGGTCTTCTTCGAAAGGCCTACCCCAGCCACTTACAGCGGCCATTGCCCTTCTGGCCGCGTTCATCCTGGCCATACGAGGCGCTAACCTGCTCTATCCGCCCGGCCACAATAGCAGCGGTTGGCTATGGTTTCTGCTTGCGGCCATTACAGCGGCCTTTGCCTTCGCTGGATTCCAGCGGCGTGAGGGGGAAGTGCTTCCCGCGGCCCGTCCGGCCTGCTTTCAACCAGCGCGGCGTGTTGGCTGGGCTCTGGTTCTGGTCGGCGCCGGGATAGTTATGGCGCTGGCAACGATGATCGGTCTGTCCACAACCGGCAATCACCAGCTTTTCCGGTGGACGTGGCTGCTGGCCCTGGCGCTGTTGCTGGGTGGCAGCTTTCTGTTTGGCGCGCTCGGATCTGGCACGCTGGCGCCATGGCGCGCGAAGGCGCCGGCAGACCGAAAGATCAACTGGCTGGAAGTGGGTGGGTTGCTGTTGCTGGTGGCTCTTGCCCTCATCCTGCGGATCTACCGGCTCAACGATATGCCGCCCGGTATCTTCATCGATGAAACCAATGCTGCGCTGGACGCGCTTCAGATCATGGAGGGCCGGCAGGATAGTCCCTTTGGTACCGGCTGGTTCGAAACCCCGACCATGTATGCCTACTACCTGGTTGCCCTGTTCAGGGTTCTGGGAACCAGTCTGGTCGCGCTCAAGGCAGCGTCGGTCATCCCGTCGGTTCTTAGCGTGGCAGCCCTATATCCCCTGGCGCGGCTCATGTTCGGTATCCCTGCTGCTTTTGCGGCAACCTTCCTGCTGGCAACCAACCGCTGGCATATGACTATGAGCCGCTGGGGGTGGAACGAGGTCGCGCCGTTACTGTTTATGATCGCTGCGCTCTTTTTTCTCTTGAGAGCGGTTCGCGATCGACGAGCCAGCGATTACGCGCTGGCGGGTCTCATCCTGGGACTGGGGCACTATACCTACCTGGCATCCCGCCTGGTGGTCTTGGTCCTGGTCCTGTATCTGATCTACCGCGCGTTGTTTGAGCGGGATTTCCTGCGGCGCAATTGGCGAGGTCTGGCCCTGTCTGCGATTCTATATCTGGTTGCCTTTGGTCCCTTGCTCATGACCTATGTCCAGGACCCGTTTACCTTCAATAACCGCAGCCAGCAGGTGAGCATCCTGCACGACATGACGACGTTTTTCCAGGAGCAGGGCGGCCCGACGCCGGGCGCTGCAGCAACCGTGTTAAGTGTCTTTGGCTTTCCCAGGGAGATCAGCCTGCAACCGCTGCAGGAAAGTCTCTTCCGTCACCTGGAAATGTTCCACGTTTCAGGTGATCTCAATCCCCGCCACAATCTGCCGGGCGAGCCTATGTTGGATCCAGTTACGGGGGCATTGATGATCCTTGGATTGGGTTTCGCTGCCTATCAGGTTTTTCGACCCTGCCCTGTCAGTGACGCTGAAAAGCGGACTGCAGTGCCGGGAATCAGCGGTGGTCACCGCTACACCCTGCTGATTCTATGGCTCTTCGTTCCCCTGCTCGGTGGCATCCTGACCCGTCTGGACGAAGCCCCTCAGGCCTATCGAACGCTTCCGGTTGTTGGCGCGGTCGTGCTCCTGGCAGCGGTGGCCGCAGTTCGCAGCGTCGATGTTTTTGGCTGGGGTCTGCGGAGCATGGTGGGCTCCTCCTGGTCTCGCTGGGCCCGCGCAGTGCCTGCTGTGTTGATGGGCGCGCTGCTGCTCTGGGCAGGAGTCGTAAACGCCCGTTTGTTTTTCAGCGTGCAAGCCAGCGACGGCAGGGTGTGGCAGGCCTTTTCTCCGGTCGAAACCGCCGTGGCGGCCGAAGTTGCCGGCAAGATGGATGACCATAGCCTGTACCTGTCTCCACGGCTGTATAACTTCTCGCCACTGCAGTTTCTTAGCTACCGGTCCCCGGACCGGGGTGGCGGCGGCTTGCGGGAACCGGCCTACCAACTTGCTGAGCCAGCCATCGATCTGCCGCTGAGCGATCCCTTCGGGCAAGATGCGCTCTTCCTGCTCGATACCTATTATCGGGATGTGCCCGAGTTGTTTCGAGCCACCTATCCTGGCGCCCGATTCGAACTGGTCGAGGGGCCGGGCGGGCAGCCCCTGTATCTGAGCGTTACCGTGCCCGGCGACGAGATTTTGGCCCTGCAAGGCCTGCAGGCGGCGTATACGCTGGACAGCGATCAATCGCCCGTGACGGGACCCTACCAGGGCGCTCCGCAGTTTCGCTGGCCGGCTGATCTGGCCGGGCAGGCGACGGCTTCTGCCACAGCTTCCTGGTCCGGTTCGTTGAAGATTCCCGATTATGGGGGATATGCTTTCCAGATCAGCGGTCCGGGCCTGCTGTTTCTCGATGGCCAGCTCTGGTCCGAACCTCGTTTCCTGGGCAAGGGGCTGCACAGTATAGAGATCCGGCAGATTGAACCTGGCAGCGACATCGATATTCTCCTTAGCTGGACGGCGCCAAAACAGGGGTCGGGACCGGTACCACCCAATCTCTTTTTCCGGGCTGTGCCCCCTGAGCAGGGCTTGCAGTCGAGCACCTATCGCGGCGAGTTGTGGGAGGGAGAGCCTGTCTTCAGCCGGGTTGATCCAGTCCTGTTGTTTGCCTGGCCGGAGGATGAACCATGGAACGCGCCATTTTCCGTGCGTTGGCAGGGCACACTCATAGCAACGCAGGAGGGAAGCTATCGCCTGCAACTGCGCGCAGATGACGGCGTGCGTCTCTGGCTGGACGAAAAAATCGTGGCTGAGGGAGTGACACCCGACACCGTCAACATGATCGACGTGGCTGTGCCCTTGACGGCTGGCCCCCATGCAATTCGCATCGACTACTTCCAGCGGGGGGGAGGCAAGGCATTGGAGTTCTGGTGGCAACCTCCCGGTGAAGCGCTCAAACCGGTGCCGCCCGGGGCCATGGTACCCGCACAACAATGA
- a CDS encoding (Fe-S)-binding protein has product MTDSKRVALFVTCLVDQILPEVGVSAVNLIRQAGYEVVFPEAQTCCGQPFFNSGFQDEARRLAQRMIAIFEPYELVVAPSGSCAAFVRAEYPQLFQDDPELLRRARALAAKTYELSEFLIHVAGWQPEPKDRQGVPVTYHDSCHMNRMLHIRQEPRALLTAAGYTIDEMSESDRCCGFGGIFSVHMPEISNAMTEDKLHQAEATSAPLLVTSDPGCLMQMRGLTDGKIRIQHLATLLDESVVAGDTETS; this is encoded by the coding sequence TTGACCGATTCAAAACGTGTTGCCCTGTTTGTAACCTGCCTTGTCGATCAGATCCTGCCCGAAGTGGGTGTTTCAGCCGTGAATCTGATTCGCCAGGCCGGCTATGAGGTAGTATTCCCTGAAGCACAGACCTGCTGCGGCCAACCCTTTTTCAACAGTGGCTTTCAGGACGAAGCTCGCAGGCTGGCCCAGCGGATGATCGCCATCTTTGAACCCTACGAACTGGTGGTTGCGCCCAGTGGCTCCTGTGCCGCCTTTGTTCGGGCCGAATACCCTCAGCTCTTCCAGGATGATCCCGAATTGCTGCGCCGGGCGCGTGCATTGGCGGCCAAAACCTACGAGTTGAGCGAGTTTCTGATTCACGTTGCCGGCTGGCAACCAGAGCCAAAGGATCGCCAGGGGGTACCGGTAACCTACCACGATTCCTGTCACATGAACCGTATGCTTCATATTCGACAGGAACCCAGGGCCTTGCTGACAGCGGCAGGCTACACCATCGATGAAATGAGTGAGTCCGATCGCTGCTGTGGTTTCGGTGGAATCTTCAGCGTTCACATGCCAGAAATATCCAACGCTATGACAGAAGATAAACTCCACCAGGCTGAAGCTACCAGTGCCCCCCTTCTGGTGACCTCTGATCCCGGCTGTCTGATGCAAATGCGCGGGCTGACCGACGGCAAAATCCGCATTCAACACCTGGCTACCCTGCTGGATGAAAGTGTGGTAGCCGGCGACACGGAGACATCCTGA
- a CDS encoding LutB/LldF family L-lactate oxidation iron-sulfur protein: MTAHINEFRQRAKTSIADARLQGALEGATGHLRQARAESLADLPDVEALRDHFKEVRSATLARLAHHLETFERNALAAGAHVHWAGNAETACQIVIDIARQQGVTMATKSKSMATEEIRLNPALQAAGIQPVETDLGEWIVQLADEPPSHIVAPAFHMTRAQVAELFSKEAGKDLPPDDIPLLTSEARAILRQKFLASDMGISGGNIAVAETGSVVLVTNEGNGRMVTSLPKVHVAVVGIEKIAPTWDDAAVWLSLLGRSSTGQHLTAYTTAVTGPARPGDPDGPQEVHIVLLDNRRSHQLGTPYEEALQCIRCGACLNICPVYREVGGHAYGNPYSGPIGAVIAPLLFGLEAYEALPHASSLCVACLEVCPARIDLPRMLLQLRADEVDRRIIPWYERAAERGLAWAFTHPRLYDRGANAARFLGRPLFKDGHSAVPRKLNPAQQRRLPALAPRSFRQRWASGELEEER; this comes from the coding sequence ATGACCGCCCACATAAACGAATTCAGACAACGAGCCAAGACCTCCATCGCAGACGCCCGTCTACAGGGTGCTCTTGAGGGCGCTACCGGACACCTGCGGCAAGCGCGTGCCGAATCATTGGCCGATCTGCCCGATGTAGAGGCCTTACGGGATCATTTCAAGGAAGTTCGATCGGCAACGCTGGCGCGGCTGGCCCACCACCTTGAGACCTTCGAACGCAATGCTTTGGCGGCCGGAGCCCACGTGCACTGGGCGGGAAATGCTGAGACAGCTTGCCAGATTGTCATCGACATTGCCCGGCAGCAGGGCGTTACCATGGCGACCAAGAGCAAATCCATGGCCACAGAGGAGATCCGCCTCAATCCGGCTCTCCAGGCAGCCGGCATCCAGCCTGTCGAAACAGACCTGGGAGAATGGATCGTCCAGTTAGCTGATGAGCCCCCTTCCCATATCGTAGCGCCTGCCTTCCACATGACCAGGGCCCAGGTTGCTGAACTGTTCAGCAAGGAGGCGGGCAAAGACTTGCCTCCTGACGATATCCCACTGTTGACCTCGGAGGCCCGGGCGATCCTGAGGCAGAAGTTTTTGGCCTCAGACATGGGGATCAGCGGGGGAAACATCGCGGTGGCCGAGACCGGCAGTGTTGTTCTGGTCACCAACGAGGGCAATGGTCGTATGGTGACCAGCTTGCCCAAAGTACATGTCGCGGTGGTCGGCATCGAAAAGATAGCCCCTACCTGGGACGATGCGGCCGTCTGGCTGTCGCTGTTGGGTCGCAGTTCGACAGGACAGCATTTGACCGCCTACACCACCGCGGTGACCGGCCCGGCTCGTCCTGGAGATCCCGATGGACCGCAGGAGGTTCACATTGTTTTGCTGGACAACAGGCGGAGTCACCAGCTGGGAACGCCCTACGAGGAGGCCCTTCAATGCATACGCTGTGGCGCCTGCCTCAATATCTGCCCCGTCTACCGGGAAGTAGGCGGCCATGCCTACGGCAACCCCTACAGCGGCCCCATTGGTGCCGTCATCGCACCCCTGCTCTTTGGCCTTGAAGCCTACGAAGCGCTGCCCCACGCCAGTTCCCTCTGCGTCGCCTGCCTGGAGGTCTGCCCGGCACGGATTGATCTGCCCCGCATGTTGCTGCAGCTGCGGGCCGACGAAGTGGACAGACGGATCATCCCCTGGTACGAGCGCGCGGCGGAACGGGGACTCGCCTGGGCCTTCACCCATCCCAGGCTATACGATCGGGGCGCAAACGCCGCCCGATTCCTGGGACGCCCCCTTTTCAAAGATGGCCACTCCGCCGTGCCCAGGAAATTGAACCCGGCCCAGCAGCGCCGTCTCCCCGCCCTGGCCCCCCGCTCCTTCCGCCAACGATGGGCCAGCGGTGAGTTGGAGGAGGAGCGCTAA